The DNA window GACTTTAGTGTTGAACAGACGAAATGTTGTATTAAGAAGAACTAAAACAGTCGATCTGCTCAGTTCTTAGTGTTGTTAAAGCTCCTGTCCCAACTTTTATGAAACATGTTGCTGCATCAAATTGAAGTTAAGTAAAGTAAGTACTTTTCAAATTGATCAGTTTCTACACTTCATATGTGTCtttataatatttgtaattaaatatatatcatATCTATATCCTATATATCAGTTTTACAACTTTTCTGGAAGCAGTGTTAGACTCACACATCGTCATCAGTAAAAATTAACAGTGActgagtttcagttttcttaCTTTACACATGCAACCAGGTGAGGATAGCGCATACTGGAAtctgaaggagagaagaagacattTACTCCAGCAACACACGGACACACAGGTGTAGAGACAGGTGAGCATGAAGTCAAACAGGTGAGCTCACTTTTAGAGAGGTCTGGTGTGACGACCTCTACAGACAGGTCAAAGTTACATTTCTCTGTGGACGAGGTGGTCTTATAGTAAACGGTCTTTATCTGGAAACACAGAACATTCTCATATTAGAGAATTATTAGTGAGTAAACATCCAGACAATAAACTCACGAAGCCGCACACACCATCACTTTGGACACGCCCGTCCCATAACCTGTGGACACGGTGAGGTCGTCATTATTCACCAcctgagacagaaacaggagcacgaggaagaagaagaacagtttAGAAGGAGTTTaacagagaggagcagcagaacCTGTCTCACCATCCTGCACCTGTCTCCTTCTCACCTGGATGGGCGTGGCCACAGGTCGGCTCTGGCTGATTTGGACTTCTTTCAGCGGCCCCTTCCTTCTGTAGCGGATGTTGATGTCCTGGCTGAGGACGGCTCGAGGGATGGTTCTGCTGTACTCGGTCAGAGCCTCCAGAGTCAGGACTGTGTCCTGagggaggtcaaaggtcaccacAGAGACCAGAGGTcaaagatgtgtgtttgtgtgtgtatgtctgtacCTGTATGGAGTAGAAACCCTCTCCGTAGTGCTGATCCTGGGTCAGCCAGGCCACGATGGGGTTGGAGTAGGGAATCCTTCCCTGTAACACaagacaaattattttaaacttcAATAATCAATAACATTGAtctgaactttgaactttgatCTGAAGAGACTGTGGaagataaaacactgaaaaatctGAAACTTGAAATGTTCAGTCAGCTGGGAACTGATCCTGAAACCACTACGATGGAACAGGCGACAAAATCCACAGTCCAACAGGAAGGAGGAGTCAAGATGTGAGGTTTAACACTGTAGAACACATTTTacagggggtgggggggtcgTGAGCACCTTGAGCAGCATAGTCAGAAGGACGTAGGCTGTCGTCTCTACTGTCAGACCGCTGGACTGGTCGGGTTTCTCCCAAACACCTGTCGCATGGGAATCCTGCCAGTACCTGAGGACAGGGGGGttacctgtacacacacacacacacacacacacacagtcatatcaATGTTAATTATTGGTTTTGTGTTCGTGCTGTGATTCTTCCTCCGTCTGATCCATTTGTGTAATGGATCCTTTCTTCATCATCTTATTGTTGATGAAGAACTAATctgaacatttaaataaaggttttaaacaCCTTTCTGTCGAGCCAGGTCCTCCAGGCTTCTGAGCAGCTCTGAGGCTGTCAAGCTGTTGGGGTCTTGAAGCGTGAGGGCGTAAGTCGCCACTGCTCGCACATACACGCTCTTCAGACCCAGAGCATGCTGGGAGATGTAGTTTGCTGCTGAGCTCATGCTGTTGTCATGGAACTGAGAGAAAAGGAACGTGGAGACGTTCAAACACTTCATCCTCAATAACAGGTTAAACCAAGAGAAGAATGAACAGCTGGTCTCACTCTGAGCTGCAGGATCGGGTCTTTGATGCTTGTCACTCTGTGTAAGGCGATCAGCACGAAGGACGTCAGATACACCGACTGTTCGACTGCACTCATACCTGCAGCCTGgagccaaaacacaaacacgtcAGACTGTAGATTAATGAATCCCCTGAGGATGAAGGTCTCTCATCCAAACAGAAGAAGGAGCAGAGTGTTGCTGACCATGACTTTGTTCGCTCTGAAGGGTGAAGTATCTGTGAAGGATCCATCCGGCTGCTGAGTGCTGCGGATCAACCAGGATACAGAATCTGACAGAGACTGATGGTTCACAGAGACCACCTGATCCACCAGGGACAGGGTCTTCACCACCAGAGCAGTCagcctgacagacagagaggagggcaAAGATTGACAGAGTGTCATTCTTAATAGTGTGAAGCCAGAGAAGAACTGAAGCTTCTGCATCCCAGAAatactgtgtactactgtgtttgtgtctggaaAATACTACACTGGGAACTGTGACTAGAGGTTTGGGTCAACTTGTGTTTTCTGACCAGGTGCTGggttctctctttctccacatactgtagctggAGTCTCCACCTCTGAATGAGCTGATACCGACcagacctgcacacacacaataaacactAGATGTAAATCACAGAAGATCACAAAGGACCACGGAGGGGAAAAATGGCTAACCGGCCTCCAAAtgatccacaaagacacaaatagaGACCTGCTCTTTATTATTTGAATGTTCACGTGACATCTCGTGTTTTTGTGCTCGGTAACGTTACTTTTTACTGATTTCTGTCTCCTAACTCTGAAtccttctttctcctcatcaGCCAAACGGTTGGGGTCAGTGTCTCCTCACCGTTTCTGATCTTCTGTCTCAGATCAGCTGATGTCTTCTGGATGTCTCCGCCCAGGACGCCCCAGCTCCTCGTCGTCTCCAGGTACTGATACACGTGGATGAGAGGCAGGACTCCGCCCAGCTCTGCCTCCGCTGACCCGGCCGGCAGGTTGATGAGCTGTTGGAGGCCTTCAGGGCTGTGCATCACTGTCAGGATGTCGCCCAGAACCTCACCTGGTACACAGCAACACGCACAATGTAGATATCCGACACACCACAGGAGAGCAGCAGACAATAAAGAGGCAGTAAAGTGTTTCACCGTTGATTGTCAGCATTCTCTCCACAGCTGTTTTGGGAACGATGTTTGGCGGCACTTTGTTcttcagctccactgttctcttCTCTGAACCTGCAGCAGCATAAAGTGATGTTAACAAACTCCTGCTGGGAGAACAGAGCTGCTGACGCTGAAGACAACACAAACCCTACCGTAGATTCCCTGTGGGTCTAGCGTCCCTGCAGAATATTCCTCCGTCCTCACTCCTTCAGGCTGGAAACACAGAATTTAACGACTAACTGTTAAACCAACAAACCTCCAGGTCACATTCATAAACAAACTACTTCTCACTACTGCAGCCTTCATGTTTCCACTGTGGAGAGAGGAACACAGCTCTGACCAGATGATTTTTAAACTGCTGTTCTTTCAGCATTAATCAAACTGATCAGGATCGAAGCACCATTGTGTTAAAGTCCAGAACTTCCACAGCCGGAGACTCCTGTTCTggcttttgcacattttgtgcattaattACAAACAAAGCGACTTCTTCAAGTTTCTGACAGGACTTGAAACAGGGACGGTGCAGAGGGGACAGACACAAGTCCAAgtaccatgactcaacttccagacgTACACCACTGTCTGCACCCCTTAATGTTCCCTGTTCCAGTAAAACAGAGATTCTGCTGACATCAGTTTCATGAGTTCACGTATTTCCTTCctcataaaacatttgaaattttgttttaaaggttGAACTAGTATTTACTGAGGTGGAGTCATCGACTCGTCATGTCTGTCTGGGTTTACACCTCCTCATACCTGTCCCCCTGTCTCCGCCCACCCCTCCATCATACGCACCACCACTCTGAGCTTCTTCTCCAGgatgtctctgcctctgtcgGTCGTCCTCAGGGTGAAGGTCAGGGGGTGCTCTCCAGGCTCCAGGCCCATCACGGTGAAGCTAACTTTGCTCACCCCTCCTGCTGGCAGATTGGCCCAGACGCAGGGTGTGGAGTGCTGACCTGACCCCCCCGCTCTCAGCTGGGACTGGACCAGACAGAGCTCGGGGCCGACTGTCAGCGTCACACAGTACTGAGGACGAGATGAAGTAAGATTCAAACACTGTGTCACTTAACATACGTGAAGAGTCAGCCCCCAGCAGCAGAGAGCCGCTggcagtgcattgtgggatttgtagattttagttttttaacctTGATGCTGTCGGGATGTTGGTTGTACACTGAGCCCGTCAGCTCCAGCTGCTCTCCTCGGACCACCTGATAGGGCAGCGGGACACTGACACTGAGCGGCTGACTGACCGACACCTGAACCGGATCTGCGACACACATACctgcaaacaacacaacacaactttaGTCGGTCATCAGGGTAGGGAAAGGTATACATTTTACAGAAGATCAACAGTTAAAGagtaaagaggaagaaaaattaTCAAAGCTATAAACGTATAAAAAACATGGAAGTAAGTGGAATTAGTAAAAACACCtgcacaaaacagcagcagtgtttaaCATCACTTTGAATGACAggaaacaagaaagaaacaaaagctataaatgtgtttttgtgaccaTTTCCTCACACTGACAGGAGAAAAGTGTTggacagaggaggaacaggaggacgACGAGCTGCTGGACTGGAAGCAAAGACTAACACTCACCGTTCTTAAACATGCCGACGGCCTTAATGTCCCAGGTGGTGAGGGAGTCCGGTAGAGTCCTCCTGACAGGAATCCGTCCTTGACTGAAGACgcacaaaaacatgaagtgaCCACACTCATCACCTCAGATCTAATCAGAGCATAAAGAGCCGTGAGCTCCTTCTCCATTGATCATACGTGGATATTTGAGAATATAAGTAAGAGGCTGCTCACACCATTTTCCCAAACTTGTGTTGCCCCCCCAGGACCGAACCCTGCAGCTGACGGCTTTGACATATGGTGATGTAAGAATTTAGCTTTTCTCGACTTCTGTTCGTTATGTAATTATACTGACCTCATGTTGAACTGTGTCTGTCTAATTATGAACTCTAAATACCCACCTCCCTGTAGCCTCATCTGCTTCAACCGCACCATCATGATccatggttttgtttgtttgttggttccTGATTATTATAACTAAATTACAGAGTCAAACACAACTGAGCAAAGCTTCagatttttttccatctatgtgtccaaacaaacaaataaacagaaactcAGAGGTGTGTTTGATTAGTGTCACCTGACACGCTGCACCTCCCACAGCCAGCTCTCTGGAAAGTAGCTCCGCACCAGAGACGGAGTTTCATCAAAGTCTGCACCCAGCTCTGGAGACACAAGGACAACGGTTACAGAAGCTTTCTACACAGCAGGCGTCTACAACATGACAGTCAGCACCGCTCCAGTTCCAACCACAGAGGATGAACATCACAGAAACATGGTTTCACATGAACAGAACTGTTGTTAGATGTAACAGTAGATGTAAGATTTGGAACAACATCAGCcggtgtcagtgtgtgtctgagtgtgatGTGATGAGCCCACACTGACCGTGGCGCGCCAGGATGAGGGTCTGGCCATGGTCCAGATGCTGCTGGATGAACTCACAGCAGGCTTTAAAGACGTCTCTGCAGCGCAGGTGTTTCCTGATTACCTGCTCAGCGAACTGTTGGCAGGTCACACTCTTTGGGATGTACTTCATTCCTTGCTCACAACAGGGCTTCAGAGCGCCGTAACTCTCGGCTgttcacagacagaaacataaagacaagctgctctctgcttctgtcctCATGTACTCAACAAGTAgatgaaactgagaaaaacataCTGACTATGATgattattaatgttttacagatattaagaaattattattattatttattattattattattaagaaacTGTGGTTGATTGATCCATGGTTGTATTTGTCTCcatgtagttgttgtagtaTGAGTATACTCAGTAGTATTTTCACAGGTGTACTGTAGGTTAATATTAACGACCCACAGATGACTGACAGGAATAGTTTTACCTTTCTTTATCTTCTCTTCTTCAGACAGAGCTCGCTTTGTACGCACCACTGCTGTGCACGGCTcatctgcacacagacaggtttATTAAACCACTAACACCAGGCAGCATGTGATAATTCACTGACTGGTTGAAAGACGGACGCACCTGCAGTTGACGGGTGGGCGTTGGCGTTGGTGAAGAAGGTGAGACCGGCCAATCGAAAGACGTCAGTGCTGTCTTTGCCACCTCCTCCGCCGCAGCCCTGGTCACTCTGTTCGATGTGGCGCAGAACCTGCAAAGCACCAAACCCCCGTTACTGCGACTAGTTAGTTTGTAGTTTACACAAACAGCTCATAacatagttttattatttctctgctgtgtcgctccaacatttgtttttctatttctaacTGAAGGTTAATAATCAGAAATCAGTTTTTTGAAGTGGTCTTGAACTTAAACTGAGGTACTATgtgatgttttcactgttacCGTGGCAACGGGGTCTTTGTAGTTGGGTCGTAGGATGTAAAGAGCCGAGTCCACGGCAGACAGAGCCACCAGACCCTCCtggttgttgctgatgtccaGCATGAGGTTTTCCTTTGGCTTGTAGTCGCTCTTACGAAGTAATAGctcagtctgacacacacacacacacacacacacacacacacacacacacacacacactgttaacatttttaatagcaCTGCTGAAGATATTTGTCACTGAGAATGGGGCCAGAGCAAAAACTCACAAGAATGCTTTCATTTGAATTAGTGAATTAGATTTAATTGTTTGTTAATTGTGACTTTCTGATGGTGGCGGTAGGTAAGATAGGTAAGTAGGTAAGGTAACAGTCAGTCTAATCATGAGGAGGAcgcacacagtcacagtgtttgTCTCAAAAGACACAGATTCAcaggttttacatttagtttctgAATGTTAAAGAGTGAGATGAGCCGCTCGTGTGTTGCTGTACCTGCAGTCCGTTGACACACTTGGCTTTGACGTCGAGCCAGACAGAGTCGGCCACCAGCTCAGACGTCCCCTCTCCGTACAGGATGTAGTAGACCAGGAGCCTGATGGACGGGACCATGGAGCCCGTCACCTCGAAGCTCAGAGTCTGTTTGTTATCAACATTGGAGAGAAACTTCTGACTGCCGAAGTGCACCACCTTCCCTTTAGAGAGCACCTGAGGGGACcacacagtgatgtcatcagtaCCTCTGGAAGCAGGACGAACCCTGAGCAGGTGAgtcatctgtctctttttctcaccAGGTAGCTGATAGCAGGGATGGCCACATAGGAGGGTGTTGCTGAATACACCTTGATGTTGGCGTAGCGCCCCACCTCCAGTCCACGTCCGGGCAGCGGGGGGTCGATGTAAAGGTAACGTTGATTTGGAGAGTGATAGGCCACGGCCTCCAGAGACAGTCTGGCCTGGCTGGCAGCTGGCAGGAACGAGTCCACTGTCTCAAACTGGGTCAACAAGAAGttcaaaaatgttaaacaacCCTAACACCAACAGACATGAAGCAGaagctcctcttcctcctcctcctcctcctcctcaccttcaGCACCGCCCTGACTCCACTTCTTGGTGTGTTGCAGATGAAGAGAGCGATGCCGTCTGATTGGCTGTTGGCACTGTTGGTACAGGACATCTCCTCGTTCTCTCCCCCCTGTGTGAACAACTGTTTCTCCACCAGACGAACCTGAATCCGGTCCAGTGGTTTCTCTCTGTGGTCTCTCACCAGCACCTGAACAGAAATtgatatatatatgttataatgACTCTTCCACTGCAAACCATGcacactctgcagcagcaggtgagaccatccatccatccgttaTCTGCACCGCTCCCCTCAGAGAGACCAGGTACTACTGATACTACACTAACACCAATATTCACCTGGATGTTGAAAGGAAGACCAGGTTTGATGAAGGGAGGCGTGGACACTAGACTCAGACTGTACGGTGATTTAACAAACTTCACTGCAGCAAACTCTGCTTCTTGACTGAGGCCACCTGAAAGagtaagggggggggggggggggggggggggggtaagaCTCAGTGTGATTAGTATCTGATGACTGTTATTGTACTTTTGTCCTGATACAGAAGATCCAGGTCTTTGAAAGATGAACTATCAGCTGTAAACATCTGGACTCTAACCCTAAACTAAAATATCTAGAACCTTCGTTGTCAGGTTCAGAGGTGAACTGAGCATGTACCTGTTTCCTCCTGCAGCAGTACAGCAATGTACAGATACTTCCCGGCCAGACTGTTGAGGTCTTTGGGTCCGTTGTGTCTGGACAGAACTTTCTCCATGTTAACAGTGACCTCCACCTCACCTTTGTAGGACAGCTGGAGGAGAcacacaatattattattattattattattattattattattattactctaaCACCTAATGATTTCACACAAGTCCATTTTCTGGAGTGAGCAGAACATTGTACGGTGTAGAAACTGATTTTAGGCATCGAGGCTTTGTGAAGATAGTTTCTAACTGAACATCATCTTTGAAGTTTGTCGGTCGACGTTTATAGAAATCGAGCTGCCGACCAACTAAACTTTTCTGATCacatgtcctcctcctctcagcagCTGAATTAtcttcatgtgttcatgtgtcttACTTTCTCTCTGACCACAGAGCTGGGGATGATAACTGGAGCGTTCTTCCCACTGACGTAGCCGTAACGAAGGAGCAGCTCACCTTCTACCACAGGAGCCCCGTGGAGATACCTGCAACAGGTAGACGCACGTTGAGTCCAACACACAGCACTCGCTGCTCCTTTGTGCTGTTTGATCACACTGATGCTGATCATTTGTTAAATTGACTCTTACGTGGCTGTGATTTTAAAGGTGAACATGTTGAACTGTCTGTAGCTGATGTAACTTAATTCTGGTTCCACGAGGATGGAGAAACTGGGAAGAACTAGTAAAGGATgacaacatttattaattaacattattatcattacgAAACAGTTTAGTGTGATAAGTTACCATATTCTTTGACTTCAAAGTCCGTTCTTGCTACTGTGGTAAAATCGTCTGAGTAAGAGGCTTCAATGGTCCAAATCCCCAACCTGGAATCACAAACAGGTGGAATCACGTTCTGAACATTAGACATGTGGGCACAGACAGCCCAGCATTAACACATAGAATAACATTAAATAACCTTTTTAAACATTATGGGCAACCTAACTTTACAGTATCTGAGTGTGACCTTAGGatcataaacacagtgtgtgatCGGTTTAATAAAACCTGATCCTGATGTTCGTTCATCCCACTGACTGTGTCATGGAGCTGcagttcatttgtgtttgaagcTCTTACTTTGGTTTGATGGGGATCTTAAAGGGGTTTTGCATTGATGGGATTCCATTGTTGACATCAAACATCTCCACGATGTCGACGGTTGTCTGATCCGGATCCTGGTGGGAACAGAACCACTGATTTTAAAACAGGTTCGGACTTGTGGCTGCACCGTGCTGCTCCTGGAGATCATTGGACTCACCTTGAAGGTCAGGAAGACGCTGCGATTGGCCGGCCTCAGCTCCTGGTTCAGAGAGAACGCCCTCACTTTGACTGgagattaaaaaacacacaagacccaaagaacacaacaagaGAAGCAGCTGATTTGATGAACTTGACAAGATCTGATGAAATAAAGACTAACTGAACCAGGACCACCGGATCAGGAGAATCTGCTCCTGTCAAGCTCTCACCGCTCTGATGGGGGGTGTACAGCGGTTTGTCGGTCTGGATGAACAGGAAGCCGTTGGAGCGGCTGACAGGAACAGACAGGTGCTGGTTGATCTCTGCTGATTGGACG is part of the Anabas testudineus chromosome 9, fAnaTes1.2, whole genome shotgun sequence genome and encodes:
- the c5 gene encoding complement C5, which produces MKVCVLLMCVCWLCWRTEAESRSYLITAPRSLTLDAVETVLLQLFGFSEETRVYVFLKTSMAPNHKVLAQEVVTLNNQNNYQAAAKLRLFPNQLEKSLTHVILHVQSAEINQHLSVPVSRSNGFLFIQTDKPLYTPHQSVKVRAFSLNQELRPANRSVFLTFKDPDQTTVDIVEMFDVNNGIPSMQNPFKIPIKPKLGIWTIEASYSDDFTTVARTDFEVKEYVLPSFSILVEPELSYISYRQFNMFTFKITATYLHGAPVVEGELLLRYGYVSGKNAPVIIPSSVVREKLSYKGEVEVTVNMEKVLSRHNGPKDLNSLAGKYLYIAVLLQEETGGLSQEAEFAAVKFVKSPYSLSLVSTPPFIKPGLPFNIQVLVRDHREKPLDRIQVRLVEKQLFTQGGENEEMSCTNSANSQSDGIALFICNTPRSGVRAVLKFETVDSFLPAASQARLSLEAVAYHSPNQRYLYIDPPLPGRGLEVGRYANIKVYSATPSYVAIPAISYLVLSKGKVVHFGSQKFLSNVDNKQTLSFEVTGSMVPSIRLLVYYILYGEGTSELVADSVWLDVKAKCVNGLQTELLLRKSDYKPKENLMLDISNNQEGLVALSAVDSALYILRPNYKDPVATVLRHIEQSDQGCGGGGGKDSTDVFRLAGLTFFTNANAHPSTADEPCTAVVRTKRALSEEEKIKKAESYGALKPCCEQGMKYIPKSVTCQQFAEQVIRKHLRCRDVFKACCEFIQQHLDHGQTLILARHELGADFDETPSLVRSYFPESWLWEVQRVSQGRIPVRRTLPDSLTTWDIKAVGMFKNGMCVADPVQVSVSQPLSVSVPLPYQVVRGEQLELTGSVYNQHPDSIKYCVTLTVGPELCLVQSQLRAGGSGQHSTPCVWANLPAGGVSKVSFTVMGLEPGEHPLTFTLRTTDRGRDILEKKLRVVPEGVRTEEYSAGTLDPQGIYGSEKRTVELKNKVPPNIVPKTAVERMLTINGEVLGDILTVMHSPEGLQQLINLPAGSAEAELGGVLPLIHVYQYLETTRSWGVLGGDIQKTSADLRQKIRNGLVGISSFRGGDSSYSMWRKREPSTWLTALVVKTLSLVDQVVSVNHQSLSDSVSWLIRSTQQPDGSFTDTSPFRANKVMAAGMSAVEQSVYLTSFVLIALHRVTSIKDPILQLRFHDNSMSSAANYISQHALGLKSVYVRAVATYALTLQDPNSLTASELLRSLEDLARQKGNPPVLRYWQDSHATGVWEKPDQSSGLTVETTAYVLLTMLLKGRIPYSNPIVAWLTQDQHYGEGFYSIQDTVLTLEALTEYSRTIPRAVLSQDINIRYRRKGPLKEVQISQSRPVATPIQVVNNDDLTVSTGYGTGVSKVMIKTVYYKTTSSTEKCNFDLSVEVVTPDLSKNSSMRYPHLVACVKYKPPPNEAFTESTLTVMKIQLPTGVEAYLEDLKQFRDTDEPVISHYELQGSTVVIQMDSVPSNIFVCVGFRVRTEFKVSGTSESLLSVYEPQDKGSMCTKPFSYEDQKLVRLCVGEQCQCMTAACATYRGTVDLTLTTAKRTEETCQPHIKYAYKVTVKSSSAEGDFMTYTASIVEVLKNTDKNFEAVSSGTEVDLIKKATCSAVNIHNNKQYLVLGASGSEVTVGRSFKYRLPLDGEATVELWPTDCSSPECLDYMNQLEDYALDLQLSSCPDS